A single window of Lutzomyia longipalpis isolate SR_M1_2022 chromosome 1, ASM2433408v1 DNA harbors:
- the LOC129792879 gene encoding uncharacterized protein LOC129792879, which produces MSKIKCYRSGPITPNPFFNFLRTFRPQHCGKTIIEIAREGAKLWSSMTPLEKEQYYVQARTARPYRKRSQNSYYYDDDDDDYETMFRPETAGQNFSNSTTIGQICDSHCRLQNMDKCFNWNILATFLFAISVIVFIFEIMNQ; this is translated from the exons atgtcaaaaataaaGTGTTACCGATCTGGTCCAATTACACCAAATCCCTTCTTTAATTTCCTCCGTACATTTCGACCGCAACATTGTGGTAAGACAATCATCGAAATTGCCAGAGAGGGAGCAAAATTGTGGTCATCAATGACACCATTGGAGAAGGAGCAATACTACGTACAG GCAAGAACTGCACGACCCTACAGAAAAAGGAGTCAAAACTCCTACTAttacgatgatgatgatgatgattacGAAACTATGTTTAGGCCTGAAACTGCAGGACAAAATTTCAGTAATTCAACAACTATTGGACAAATCTGCGATAGTCACTGCCGACTACAGAATATGGACAAATGCTTTAATTGGAACATCCTCGCCACATTTCTCTTTGCCATCTCTGTCATTGTCTTCATATTCGAAATTATGAATCAATGA